GAGCATCCTCGTGGGGCAGGGCGAGTACTATTCGCCGCTGTTTATCGAAAACGGCGAGGAGCGTATCGAGCCGGGCTACGTCACGGATGTCATCACCGACAAGGCCATCGGGTTTCTCGAACGGCGCGACAAGTCGCGTCCCTTCGCCATGCTCTACTACCACAAGGCACCGCACCGCAACTGGATGCCGGCGCAGCGTCACCTGGGCATCAACGACGATCGGGTCTTCCCCGAGCCTTTCAACCTGCTGGACGACTATTCGGGCCGCGGCAGCGCCGCCCGCGGGCAGGCGATGGAGATAGGCCGCGACATGTGGCCCGAGTGGGACCTCAAGCTGATGACCCCCGAACAGCTGGCGCAGTCCTACGTGCTCGAAACCTCGGGCGACGCCAACAAGGACGACGTGTCGCGTGCCAACGACTGGCGCAGCAGCGTCATGCAGTACCAGGCGGCCTACAACCGCATGACCCCCGAAGAGCGGGCGAACTGGGACCGGGCCTATGCCCCGCGCATCGCCGAGTACGAACGCATGAAGGGCCGCGTGTCGCAGGAGGAGCTGACGCGCTGGAAATACCAGCAGTACATGAAGGACTACTGCGCCGTCATCAAGGGCGTCGACGAGAATGTCGGGCGTCTGCTGGATTATCTGGAAGAGATCGGCGAACTGGACAACACGATCATCGTCTACACCTCCGACCAGGGCTTTTTCTTGGGCGAGCACGGGTGGTTCGACAAGCGTTTCATGTACGAGGAGTGCCAGCGCACGCCGTTGCTGGTGCGCTATCCGAAAGCCGTTGCGGCGGGCGTCCGCACGAAGGCGCTGGCCATGAACATCGACCTGGCCCCGACGTTCGTCGATATGGCCGGGCTGGAGGTTCCCGCCGACATGCAGGGACGTTCGCTGAAGGGCGTGCTCACCTCGGGCGGCAAGATCCCCGAAGCCTGGCGCACGGGGGTCTACTACCACTATTACGAATACCCCTCGTGGCACTCCGTGAAGCGTCATTACGGCGTCCGGACCAACGATTACAAGCTCATTCATTTCTACAACGACGTGGACGAATGGGAGTTGTACGACCTGAAGAAGGACCCGCACGAGATGTGCAACGTCTACAACGACCCCGGTTACGCTCCGGTGCGCAGCGACATGCACG
This Alistipes shahii WAL 8301 DNA region includes the following protein-coding sequences:
- a CDS encoding sulfatase, translating into MKNFDSMRCRVRYAAVPLTLAALAGCSEGHTRRPNIIVMMTDDHTAQTMSCYGSLLVETPNLDRLAREGMLFENCYVSNAISGPSRACILTGKYSHVNGFTDNSRTFDGDQQTFPKLLHDAGYQTAMIGKWHLNSDPQGFDFWSILVGQGEYYSPLFIENGEERIEPGYVTDVITDKAIGFLERRDKSRPFAMLYYHKAPHRNWMPAQRHLGINDDRVFPEPFNLLDDYSGRGSAARGQAMEIGRDMWPEWDLKLMTPEQLAQSYVLETSGDANKDDVSRANDWRSSVMQYQAAYNRMTPEERANWDRAYAPRIAEYERMKGRVSQEELTRWKYQQYMKDYCAVIKGVDENVGRLLDYLEEIGELDNTIIVYTSDQGFFLGEHGWFDKRFMYEECQRTPLLVRYPKAVAAGVRTKALAMNIDLAPTFVDMAGLEVPADMQGRSLKGVLTSGGKIPEAWRTGVYYHYYEYPSWHSVKRHYGVRTNDYKLIHFYNDVDEWELYDLKKDPHEMCNVYNDPGYAPVRSDMHARLEKLQQECGDTDPCEREYEFFRGADRL